A genomic stretch from Aedes albopictus strain Foshan chromosome 2, AalbF5, whole genome shotgun sequence includes:
- the LOC109409210 gene encoding probable cytochrome P450 6a14 has product MWIYLLLSILTLSFLLIRRKFSYWQRQGVPFIPGRFPVGSFDGVGVRNHPSQLLTKFYNERKGLHPFVGVYYFLQPVVVVLDLDFAKNVLIRDFQYFHDRGLYYNEKDDPISGNLLHLEGSRWTNQRKKLIPTFSSGKLRMMCPTVVKVAENLKISFERCVAGHGEIEIKDILARFSTDVIASCAFGLDCSSLLEPDDEFRRMGTKVFDISRWKLLKLFFVFAFGNVARRFHMKLIDEDVSEFFFKVVRDTIDFRKKNLVNRNDFLNLLIQLKDKGELEGSDEKLGTLTLNEVVAHSFVFFLGGFETASTTMSYCLYELSLKEEVQERARQCIKAAISKHDGLNYDALLDMPYLEQCINETLRKYPPSTIYRIVTKNYQVPDSSIVFPKGMSVMVPVYAIHHDPEYWPDPERFDPDRFTPEECSARNPLTFIPFGEGPRMCVAARLGVLQTKIGLATLLMNFKFSNGANSSEPLQYSPKHFILTPVGGLRMRVKKIQ; this is encoded by the exons ATGTGGATTTACCTGCTGCTTTCGATCCTCACGCTATCGTTCCTTCTCATCCGAAGAAAATTCTCCTACTGGCAGCGCCAAGGGGTACCCTTCATTCCGGGACGTTTTCCCGTGGGAAGTTTCGACGGCGTTGGTGTCCGAAACCATCCGTCCCAGCTGCTGACCAAGTTCTACAATGAGAGGAAAGGGCTTCACCCGTTTGTTGGAGTGTACTACTTTCTACAACCGGTGGTAGTggttttggatttggattttgcgAAAAATGTGCTGATAAGGGACTTTCAGTACTTTCACGATCGTGGACTGTACTACAATGAGAAGGATGATCCGATATCGGGGAATTTGTTGCATTTGGAAGGAAGTCGGTGGACCAATCAACGAAAGAAATTGATTCCAACATTTTCGTCCgggaagctgaggatgatgtgtCCTACCGTTGTGAAGGTTGCGGAGAACTTGAAGATCAGTTTCGAACGGTGCGTGGCTGGGCATGGTGAAATCGAGATAAAGGATATTCTGGCGCGATTTTCTACGGATGTAATCGCTTCGTGTGCTTTTGGGTTGGACTGCAGCAGTTTGTTAGAACCGGATGACGAATTCCGAAGGATGGGCACAAAAGTGTTCGATATTTCCCGGTGGAAGCTGTTGAAGTTGTTTTTCGTGTTTGCTTTTGGGAATGTTGCACGGAGATTTCACATGAAACTGATTGATGAAGACGTGTCGGAGTTCTTTTTCAAGGTTGTGCGTGACACCATTGACTTTCGGAAGAAAAATCTCGTGAACCGAAATGATTTTCTGAACCTACTCATTCAATTGAAAGATAAAGGTGAACTAGAAGGGTCAGATGAGAAACTGGGAACTCTCACGTTAAATGAAGTTGTAGCTCACTCGTTTGTGTTCTTCTTGGGGGGATTTGAAACTGCGAGTACGACTATGTCGTACTGCTTATACGAGCTATCCTTGAAAGAAGAAGTACAAGAACGTGCCAGGCAGTGTATTAAAGCGGCCATTTCTAAACATGATGGTTTGAATTATGATGCATTACTAGATATGCCATACCTTGAGCAGTGCATAAACG AAACTCTTCGGAAATACCCACCATCCACGATCTACCGGATCGTAACTAAAAACTACCAAGTTCCAGACTCATCCATAGTTTTCCCCAAAGGCATGAGTGTAATGGTTCCAGTGTATGCTATCCATCACGATCCAGAGTACTGGCCTGACCCGGAAAGATTCGACCCAGATCGGTTCACTCCGGAAGAATGTTCTGCGCGCAATCCCCTAACGTTCATTCCTTTCGGTGAAGGACCACGAATGTGCGTGGCTGCTCGACTTGGAGTGCTGCAGACGAAGATCGGGCTGGCAACACTGTTGatgaattttaagttttcaaacGGCGCCAACTCTTCGGAACCGCTGCAATATTCACCGAAGCATTTTATACTGACACCCGTTGGGGGGCTGAGGATGAGAGTGAAAAAAATACAATAG